One window of Candidatus Methylocalor cossyra genomic DNA carries:
- a CDS encoding ABC transporter ATP-binding protein translates to MAVVISVENIGKRFSLRHQSAAESYSTLRDAIANGFKRWSLHLAGRNGASKDPLGAEEFWALKGVSFEVRQGEKLGIIGRNGAGKSTLLKILSRIIEPSLGRVRIRGRVASLLEVGTGFHPELTGRENIYFNGAILGMTRQEIKKRFDAIVAFAEVEKFLDTPVKHYSSGMYVRLGFAVAAHLEPEILIIDEVLAVGDAQFQKKCLGKLQEIGTSGRTVLFVSHNMSSILQFTDRTLLLQEGRVLLDGSSEAGVSEYLRIHENSSKVTNLAGKVPWLRIADMSLDQRNMPLGFNRPIRLKLSLELDRKLTGLVIAIGIVNTLGARIVTAKTAIPELPAGVRDIDVEIPEHRLIPGSYFLSLTLSAGREVLFTKDQIIAIELLADSIDDPLLIPHLERGRDRLGCYCSARATWG, encoded by the coding sequence ATGGCCGTAGTCATCTCGGTGGAAAATATCGGCAAAAGGTTTAGCCTTCGCCATCAGTCCGCCGCCGAATCCTATTCCACATTGCGCGACGCCATCGCCAACGGCTTTAAGCGGTGGAGCTTGCACCTAGCGGGTAGAAACGGAGCTTCAAAAGATCCTCTTGGCGCGGAAGAATTCTGGGCGCTCAAGGGGGTCAGCTTCGAAGTTCGCCAAGGTGAGAAGCTGGGAATCATCGGCCGCAATGGAGCAGGGAAATCCACCTTGTTGAAAATACTTTCGCGCATCATCGAACCCAGCCTCGGGCGAGTGCGAATCCGCGGCCGCGTAGCCAGCCTTTTGGAAGTGGGAACAGGATTCCACCCGGAACTCACCGGCCGGGAAAACATTTATTTCAATGGCGCGATCCTGGGAATGACCAGGCAGGAGATCAAGAAGAGGTTCGATGCCATCGTCGCCTTCGCGGAAGTGGAAAAATTCCTCGATACTCCGGTTAAACATTATTCTTCCGGAATGTATGTGCGCTTAGGCTTTGCTGTGGCGGCGCACCTGGAACCGGAAATCCTCATCATCGATGAGGTACTGGCGGTCGGGGATGCCCAGTTTCAGAAGAAGTGTCTGGGTAAATTGCAGGAGATTGGTACCTCCGGACGGACCGTGCTATTTGTCAGTCACAACATGAGCTCGATCCTGCAATTTACCGACCGTACTTTGCTCCTTCAAGAGGGGCGGGTGCTCCTAGACGGCAGCAGCGAAGCCGGCGTGAGCGAATATCTGCGCATCCACGAGAATTCCAGCAAGGTGACAAACTTGGCGGGGAAAGTGCCTTGGTTGCGGATTGCCGATATGTCGCTCGACCAGCGCAATATGCCGCTCGGCTTCAATCGGCCCATCAGGTTGAAGCTTTCCCTGGAGCTGGATCGAAAACTCACGGGCCTGGTGATCGCGATCGGCATCGTGAACACCCTGGGGGCTCGGATCGTGACGGCCAAGACCGCCATTCCCGAATTGCCAGCGGGAGTTCGGGACATTGATGTGGAAATTCCCGAACACCGGCTCATTCCAGGTTCCTATTTTCTATCCCTTACCCTTTCTGCGGGGCGCGAAGTTTTGTTCACCAAGGATCAGATTATCGCTATAGAGTTACTCGCGGACAGCATCGACGATCCACTGCTGATTCCCCATCTCGAAAGAGGAAGGGATCGCTTGGGCTGCTATTGTTCCGCCCGTGCCACCTGGGGATAA
- the cysK gene encoding cysteine synthase A, producing MSRWFEDNSKSIGRTPLVRLNRVTDGAPATVLAKIEGRNPAYSVKCRIGAAMVWDAEERGLLGPGKEIVEPTSGNTGIALAFVAAARGIPLTLTMPETMSLERRKLLIAYGAKLVLTEGARGMSGAVAKAEEIAASNPDRYVLLQQFKNPANPAIHEKTTGPEIWEDTDGAIDILVSGVGTGGTITGVARYIKHTQGKPIVAVAVEPAASPVLTQKRAGEPLKPAPHKIQGIGAGFVPEVLDLSLVDAVEQVSNEEAIHYARRLTREEGILSGISCGAAAAVAARLAQRPENEGKTIVTILPDSGERYLSSVLFEGMFDAAGLAA from the coding sequence ATGTCACGTTGGTTCGAAGACAATTCCAAGTCCATCGGTCGCACGCCGCTGGTCCGGCTCAACCGGGTCACCGACGGGGCGCCGGCCACGGTGCTGGCGAAGATCGAAGGGCGCAATCCGGCCTATTCGGTCAAGTGCCGCATCGGCGCCGCGATGGTGTGGGACGCCGAGGAACGGGGACTCTTAGGCCCCGGCAAGGAAATCGTGGAGCCCACCAGCGGTAACACGGGTATCGCCTTGGCGTTCGTGGCAGCCGCTCGGGGCATTCCTTTGACCTTGACCATGCCGGAAACCATGAGCCTCGAGCGGCGCAAGCTCTTGATTGCCTACGGCGCCAAGCTGGTCCTCACGGAAGGGGCGCGGGGCATGAGCGGGGCGGTGGCGAAGGCGGAGGAGATCGCCGCCTCCAACCCCGACCGCTACGTCTTGCTGCAGCAATTCAAGAATCCCGCCAACCCCGCCATTCACGAGAAGACCACCGGTCCGGAAATCTGGGAAGACACCGATGGCGCCATCGACATCCTAGTGTCGGGGGTGGGTACTGGCGGTACCATCACCGGGGTCGCCCGTTACATCAAGCACACCCAGGGGAAACCCATCGTCGCGGTGGCGGTGGAACCGGCCGCCAGTCCGGTGCTGACCCAGAAGCGGGCCGGGGAGCCGCTGAAGCCCGCCCCCCACAAGATCCAGGGCATCGGCGCGGGTTTCGTCCCGGAGGTCCTGGACCTGTCCTTGGTAGATGCGGTCGAGCAGGTCAGCAACGAGGAGGCGATCCACTACGCCCGCCGCCTGACCCGGGAAGAAGGCATCCTCTCCGGCATTTCCTGTGGCGCTGCCGCGGCGGTAGCGGCGCGCCTCGCCCAGCGGCCGGAGAACGAAGGCAAGACCATCGTTACCATCCTGCCCGATTCCGGGGAGCGCTACCTAAGCTCGGTGTTGTTCGAAGGCATGTTCGACGCCGCCGGGCTTGCCGCATGA
- a CDS encoding glycosyltransferase family 2 protein, whose amino-acid sequence MGTPCISVIMPVYNGEKYLRPAIESILGQTFTDFEFLIIDDGSTDSSVEICSSYRDPRIRLLSNGHNLGLIATLNRGLELARGEYIARMDCDDISLPERLERQLAFLNRHPDVGLCGTWFERFYRNESIILKPPTDDRLIRFFLLFDNAFAHNTIVMRKDFVQRYGLRYDPEYKYSEDYEFWVRCAQHTKVANIPEVLVRYRFHPENTSNRFRREQDATADRIRRRQLEALAVAASEEEIALHNAITTFRFHGDHRQLLRAKTWLEKLLALGVAQGALAEAAACRYLSRFWYGACGKSADLGWPLWRLFCSSPIGRAAEREWRWKLLLRCLLRRPIPLTGSAAGP is encoded by the coding sequence ATGGGTACCCCTTGTATTAGCGTGATCATGCCGGTCTACAACGGCGAGAAATACCTGCGACCGGCGATCGAGAGTATCCTGGGGCAAACCTTCACCGATTTCGAATTTCTCATCATCGACGACGGGTCCACGGACAGCAGCGTAGAGATTTGTAGCTCCTATCGGGACCCCCGGATCCGTTTGCTTAGCAATGGGCATAATTTGGGCCTTATTGCCACCCTCAACAGGGGCCTGGAGCTCGCCCGCGGCGAATATATCGCCCGGATGGACTGTGACGATATAAGTTTGCCGGAACGCCTAGAGCGGCAGCTGGCATTTCTGAATAGGCATCCGGATGTCGGACTTTGTGGAACCTGGTTCGAGCGATTTTACCGGAACGAATCAATTATATTGAAGCCACCGACGGACGACCGGCTGATCCGCTTTTTCCTGTTATTCGACAATGCCTTCGCACACAATACCATAGTCATGCGCAAGGATTTTGTGCAGCGGTATGGGTTGCGCTACGATCCAGAGTATAAATATTCGGAGGATTATGAATTCTGGGTCCGTTGCGCGCAGCATACTAAGGTGGCGAATATCCCGGAAGTATTAGTGAGGTACCGTTTTCATCCGGAAAACACCAGCAATCGATTCCGTAGGGAACAGGATGCCACCGCCGATCGGATCCGCCGGCGGCAGCTGGAAGCCCTGGCGGTGGCCGCTAGCGAAGAGGAAATCGCTCTGCACAATGCCATCACGACCTTCCGGTTCCACGGCGATCACCGTCAATTACTGAGGGCTAAAACCTGGCTGGAAAAGCTCCTCGCCCTAGGGGTGGCCCAGGGGGCCCTGGCGGAAGCCGCGGCGTGCCGGTACCTTTCAAGGTTCTGGTACGGGGCTTGCGGCAAGAGCGCCGATCTGGGCTGGCCGCTGTGGCGCCTGTTTTGTTCTTCCCCCATCGGTCGGGCGGCGGAGCGGGAATGGCGATGGAAGTTGTTGTTGCGCTGCCTGCTCCGCAGGCCGATTCCCCTGACCGGATCGGCAGCTGGCCCATGA
- a CDS encoding class I SAM-dependent methyltransferase: MQLEYILKSYARYAPVYDQTFGWMLSFRGRSMAVGVANRRPGKVLEVGVGTGISLRYYRKDHEVHGIDISPDMLAIAQRRVRKKNLTQVSSLRIMDARALEFENETFDCIVAAYVMSVVPEPAKVISEIERVCKPGGDVVIVNHFAAEKGFRRHLETLLAPFSNKLGWRPDMPAEEILSHTGLQEVRRYTLPPFGLFTLLHLRKPMEFRGLLES; the protein is encoded by the coding sequence ATGCAATTGGAATACATTTTGAAATCCTATGCCCGCTACGCACCCGTCTACGACCAAACCTTCGGTTGGATGCTCAGCTTCCGTGGCCGCTCGATGGCGGTCGGGGTCGCCAACCGACGCCCCGGTAAAGTCCTGGAAGTGGGGGTTGGCACTGGCATCAGCCTGCGCTATTACCGCAAGGACCATGAGGTCCACGGCATTGACATTTCTCCGGACATGCTTGCCATCGCCCAAAGGCGCGTGCGAAAAAAAAACCTCACCCAGGTGTCCAGCCTCCGGATCATGGATGCCCGGGCCTTGGAATTCGAGAACGAGACTTTCGATTGCATCGTGGCCGCCTATGTCATGTCGGTGGTCCCGGAGCCGGCCAAGGTGATCAGCGAAATCGAGCGGGTCTGCAAACCGGGCGGGGACGTGGTGATCGTCAACCACTTCGCCGCCGAAAAGGGCTTCCGGCGGCATCTGGAAACCCTGCTGGCGCCATTTTCCAACAAGCTGGGCTGGCGACCCGACATGCCGGCTGAGGAAATCCTGTCCCATACCGGCCTACAGGAAGTGCGGCGCTACACCCTGCCGCCCTTCGGTCTGTTCACCTTGCTGCATCTGCGTAAGCCCATGGAATTTCGGGGATTGTTGGAATCATGA
- a CDS encoding ABC transporter permease, producing the protein MQEIIIEPGRPIAHYWRDIWQYRELFWFLAWRDVLLRYKRMTIGFAWAVIRPFLTMVIFTFIFGRLAKLPSSGIPYSVLVYTAMLPWQFFATTLTDAGNSLVNKETIITKVYFPRLIVPVSAVIVSLVDFIAAGAVLVLLLVWHRFLPDLRILLLPIFILLVVMVSLGAGLWVSALSVQFKDFRYVTPFLVQMGLYLSPVGFDSALIPETWRLVYALNPMVGVIEGFRWSLLGVEAVDLGASVALSGLVTGVLLTTGIWYFRRIERRLAELL; encoded by the coding sequence TTGCAGGAAATCATCATAGAACCCGGGCGCCCCATTGCCCATTACTGGCGGGATATTTGGCAATACCGGGAGCTGTTCTGGTTTTTGGCGTGGCGAGATGTGTTGCTGCGCTACAAACGCATGACCATCGGATTCGCCTGGGCCGTGATTCGGCCGTTCCTGACCATGGTAATTTTCACTTTCATATTCGGCCGGCTCGCCAAGCTGCCGTCCAGCGGAATCCCCTATTCCGTTCTGGTATATACCGCCATGTTGCCCTGGCAGTTTTTCGCCACCACCCTGACGGACGCCGGCAATAGCCTAGTTAACAAGGAGACCATCATTACCAAGGTGTATTTCCCTAGGCTCATCGTGCCGGTGAGCGCGGTTATCGTCAGTTTGGTGGATTTCATCGCGGCCGGGGCTGTGCTGGTCCTATTACTGGTCTGGCACCGCTTCCTTCCGGATTTGCGAATCCTGTTATTGCCGATTTTTATCCTGCTGGTGGTCATGGTTTCTCTGGGGGCTGGATTATGGGTATCGGCTCTCAGTGTGCAATTCAAGGATTTCCGTTATGTGACGCCATTTTTGGTGCAAATGGGGCTTTACCTATCCCCGGTGGGTTTCGATAGTGCCCTGATTCCCGAAACCTGGAGGCTCGTGTATGCCCTCAACCCCATGGTTGGGGTCATCGAGGGCTTCCGTTGGTCGCTGCTTGGCGTAGAAGCGGTGGATTTGGGCGCCAGCGTGGCTCTGTCAGGGCTAGTCACAGGGGTCCTCCTGACCACGGGAATTTGGTATTTCCGCAGGATCGAGCGGCGCTTGGCGGAGCTTTTGTGA
- a CDS encoding sulfotransferase family 2 domain-containing protein: MEINQVIKRAKSTIGGWVYAAAESARWNSYKLRCPRLRAALARIPAGDLVYAMNVSQRYRYVYMDNPKTGCSSLKSALVELETRGTENPVDCYDWTVFHSSGVSPLQRITRLGASAPLSFLVAEGYRFFTFVRNPYTRLLSGYRDKIVKNKPQKRHILRVMGYDIADLQRPISFAEFVKAVVRQTDYEMNPHWRVQKVQILYEVLDYAFVGRFEAYQRDFYRVFELLGIPQEETPQLRHLNRTKEGEREGCGQYYTKELQAMVYERYREDFETFGYGYELPD, translated from the coding sequence ATGGAAATCAACCAGGTAATCAAGCGAGCAAAGTCCACCATTGGGGGATGGGTGTACGCAGCCGCGGAAAGCGCTCGATGGAATAGCTACAAACTCCGTTGTCCGAGGCTGCGCGCTGCTTTAGCGCGCATCCCGGCGGGGGATTTGGTCTATGCCATGAATGTTTCTCAGCGCTATCGATATGTTTACATGGATAACCCAAAAACCGGGTGTTCGTCGCTGAAGTCGGCCCTGGTGGAGCTGGAAACACGGGGTACCGAGAACCCGGTGGATTGCTACGACTGGACCGTCTTTCACAGCTCTGGAGTTTCGCCGCTACAACGGATAACCCGGCTCGGAGCAAGCGCGCCGTTGAGCTTCCTTGTGGCGGAAGGCTATCGTTTTTTTACCTTTGTAAGAAATCCTTATACGCGGCTGCTGTCGGGTTATCGGGATAAGATTGTCAAAAACAAACCACAAAAACGCCACATTCTGCGAGTCATGGGCTATGATATCGCCGATTTGCAGCGGCCCATTAGCTTCGCCGAGTTCGTCAAGGCCGTAGTGCGGCAAACCGACTATGAAATGAATCCCCACTGGCGGGTACAGAAAGTCCAAATCTTGTACGAGGTTCTCGATTATGCGTTCGTAGGGCGATTTGAAGCCTACCAAAGGGATTTTTACCGGGTTTTTGAGCTGCTCGGAATTCCCCAAGAAGAAACACCTCAGCTCCGCCATCTCAACCGAACCAAGGAAGGCGAGCGGGAAGGGTGTGGGCAGTACTACACTAAAGAGCTGCAGGCCATGGTCTACGAAAGATACCGAGAGGACTTCGAGACCTTCGGTTATGGATACGAGCTTCCCGACTAG
- a CDS encoding O-antigen ligase family protein, whose protein sequence is MTAWSTPLGNRIALGLCLAALALSPEARAALYRDSFCRYAVMLVVYLVAETLWGATLFPETLERQLLDLATLVLLLLGFLAVAWWLQGSLARINRVLALAALGLWVGLIPHAQLRDVLTFRTGDQTGFQMSAGCSGLISASVILGLLLFAEPWLTLSRKPWQIALRGLVWAAGLYLSAYMLVASQSRTAWLAAGILFPLVFCYRYYRNYRYRGFSLRQLPYLPVMVVVIFAAGVAANGESIWRRIGPDRETAQKILQGHDQTLPYSSLKFRFHAQKFGLNKWLERPLMGWGTGSSKHLIATSGRPELWVAQARNWVSHLHNTYLELLVRFGLLGMVLLSVAVWRLAVAFRAVQRAGCLPSDHVLLVAGCLGMAAIWGLTVFQLMTEEWRAYWSMVMGVGYTFVLNARPAVAITKG, encoded by the coding sequence GTGACCGCCTGGTCCACGCCCCTGGGGAATCGAATCGCCCTCGGTCTCTGTTTGGCCGCCCTGGCGCTGTCTCCCGAAGCCCGGGCGGCGCTATACCGGGATTCCTTTTGCCGATATGCGGTAATGCTCGTGGTTTATCTCGTGGCCGAAACTCTCTGGGGAGCGACTTTGTTCCCGGAAACCTTGGAGCGGCAGCTACTGGATTTGGCAACGCTGGTTCTGCTGCTGTTGGGCTTTCTCGCGGTGGCCTGGTGGTTGCAGGGAAGTCTCGCGCGAATCAATCGGGTTTTGGCCTTGGCGGCCCTAGGGCTTTGGGTAGGCCTTATTCCCCATGCCCAGCTCAGGGATGTACTGACCTTTCGGACCGGCGATCAAACCGGATTTCAAATGTCGGCGGGATGCAGCGGGTTGATTTCCGCCAGTGTGATCCTGGGCCTTCTATTGTTCGCCGAGCCGTGGCTCACGTTATCCAGGAAGCCTTGGCAGATCGCCTTGCGCGGTCTGGTTTGGGCGGCCGGCCTTTATCTTAGCGCCTACATGTTGGTCGCGAGTCAGTCACGGACCGCCTGGCTGGCGGCGGGTATCCTATTTCCGCTGGTATTTTGTTATAGGTATTATCGAAATTACCGCTATCGGGGATTTTCGTTACGCCAACTTCCCTATCTACCCGTGATGGTGGTGGTGATTTTTGCAGCCGGTGTCGCCGCCAATGGCGAATCGATCTGGCGCCGTATCGGTCCTGACCGGGAAACGGCGCAGAAAATCCTGCAAGGGCACGACCAGACGCTTCCCTATTCATCCCTCAAATTCCGTTTCCATGCCCAGAAATTCGGATTGAATAAATGGTTGGAACGGCCATTGATGGGTTGGGGCACCGGTTCCAGCAAGCATCTCATCGCCACCAGCGGCCGCCCAGAGCTTTGGGTGGCGCAAGCCAGAAATTGGGTATCCCATTTGCACAATACCTATCTCGAGCTGCTGGTGCGTTTCGGTTTGCTGGGCATGGTGCTGTTGAGCGTGGCCGTATGGCGCTTGGCGGTGGCCTTCCGCGCTGTGCAACGGGCTGGGTGTTTACCCAGCGACCACGTTTTGTTGGTGGCGGGCTGTCTTGGTATGGCCGCGATTTGGGGCCTGACGGTGTTCCAGCTGATGACTGAGGAATGGCGGGCTTATTGGTCGATGGTCATGGGCGTGGGGTATACCTTCGTGCTCAATGCTCGTCCTGCCGTCGCCATAACAAAGGGTTGA
- a CDS encoding glycosyltransferase family 4 protein, producing the protein MKLVLVISTLSAGGAERVLSILANRWVEKGREVSLLTFDDGSVAPFFPLHHRVRHRPLGLLADSAGPGAALVNNLRRLAVLRWAIRRERPDAVISFLDSVNVLTLLATWGLSIPVLVSERIHMASYPLKPAWVWLRRRVYRWASAIVVLTGQAMEDLPPALRHRCRVIPNPIPAPAGELDGGLVLPAGRRVVAVGRLVAQKGFDLLLQAFARLQGRYPDWSLVIVGEGPLRAELEGLVERLGLSGRVFLPGLVQAVPALLKRCDLFVLASRYEGFPNALGEAMAAGLPVIAADCPTGPRELVRHGVDGLLVPPEDPATLAEAMDRLMGDGEERRRLAGRAVEVTARFSEEKVLALWDQVLAEAGVPAAIDGNRSGHHSFMR; encoded by the coding sequence ATGAAGCTGGTGTTGGTGATTTCCACCCTGTCCGCCGGGGGCGCCGAGCGGGTGTTGTCGATCCTGGCCAACCGTTGGGTGGAAAAGGGCCGCGAGGTCAGCCTGTTGACCTTTGACGACGGGTCGGTGGCGCCCTTCTTTCCCCTGCACCACCGGGTCCGGCATCGCCCCTTGGGGCTGCTCGCCGATTCCGCCGGACCGGGGGCGGCTTTGGTCAATAACCTGCGGCGGCTGGCGGTGCTGAGATGGGCCATCCGCCGGGAACGGCCCGATGCCGTGATCAGCTTCCTGGATTCGGTCAATGTGCTGACCCTGCTGGCAACCTGGGGGTTGTCGATCCCCGTCCTGGTGTCTGAGCGCATCCACATGGCGAGCTATCCGCTCAAACCCGCGTGGGTCTGGCTGCGCCGCCGGGTATACCGGTGGGCCTCGGCCATCGTGGTGCTGACCGGGCAGGCCATGGAGGACCTGCCCCCTGCGCTGCGGCACCGCTGTCGGGTGATCCCCAACCCGATCCCGGCGCCGGCCGGGGAGCTGGACGGGGGGCTGGTGCTGCCGGCGGGACGGCGGGTGGTCGCCGTCGGGCGGCTGGTGGCGCAGAAGGGCTTCGATCTGTTGCTGCAAGCCTTTGCCCGGCTGCAGGGCCGTTATCCGGACTGGTCGTTGGTGATTGTGGGCGAAGGACCGCTGCGGGCCGAGCTGGAAGGCTTGGTGGAGCGCCTGGGCCTGTCCGGCCGGGTGTTCCTGCCGGGGCTGGTGCAGGCCGTCCCGGCCTTGCTTAAGCGCTGCGATCTGTTCGTACTGGCCTCGCGCTACGAAGGCTTTCCCAATGCCCTGGGCGAAGCCATGGCCGCCGGCTTGCCGGTGATCGCCGCCGACTGCCCGACCGGACCGAGGGAGCTCGTTCGGCACGGGGTCGATGGACTCTTGGTGCCGCCCGAGGATCCCGCCACCTTGGCGGAAGCCATGGACCGGCTGATGGGGGACGGGGAGGAGCGCCGCCGCCTGGCCGGGCGGGCGGTGGAGGTGACGGCCAGGTTCTCGGAGGAGAAGGTCCTGGCGCTCTGGGACCAGGTGCTGGCAGAGGCGGGAGTACCTGCGGCGATAGATGGGAATAGAAGCGGCCATCATAGTTTTATGCGTTAA